From Carettochelys insculpta isolate YL-2023 chromosome 22, ASM3395843v1, whole genome shotgun sequence, one genomic window encodes:
- the UBA1 gene encoding ubiquitin-like modifier-activating enzyme 1 isoform X1, whose amino-acid sequence MRAGGRACPLRPGWFGPAPPCGAWFSPSPAGPSAAGAARGDERERGMSSSPLSKKRRVSGSEPKTGSNCSSGNAVQSDPRAAPTNGMAKNGSDADIDEGLYSRQLYVLGHEAMKRMQNASVLVSGLRGLGVEIAKNIILGGVKSVTLHDPEPTQWADLASQFYLREEDVGKNRAEVSQPHLAELNSYVPVSVHPGALTEDFLSTFQVVVLTNSPLEEQLRVGELCHARGIKLVVADTRGLFGQLFCDFGDEMVVTDTNGEQPLSAMISMITKGCPGEVTCLDEARHGFESGDFVAFTEVEGMEELNRCPPMEIQVLGPYTFSIGDTSSFSEYVRGGIVSQVKMPKKISFKPLSVALAEPDFVVTDFGKFERPAQLHLAFQALHDFQRQHQRLLRPRNEADAAEVLALARALNEQAGPALRQEELSEGLIKELAYQAAGDLAPVNAFIGGLAAQEVMKACSGKFMPIKQWLYFDALECLPEDSKEGLTEEQCRPRNSRYDGQIAVFGADLQAKLGRQKYFLVGAGAIGCELLKNFAMLGLACGDGGEVTVTDMDTIEKSNLNRQFLFRPWDVTKMKSDTAAAAVRQMNPNIHITSHQDRVGPDTERVYDDDFFEGLDGVANALDNVDARMYMDRRCVYYRKPLLESGTLGTKGNVQVVIPFLTESYSSSQDPPEKSIPICTLKNFPNAIEHTLQWARDEFEGLFKQPAESVNQYISDPKFMERTLKLPGTQPLEVLEAVNKSLVSERPRSWADCVGWACRHWHCQYSNNIRQLLHNFPPHQKTNSGTLFWSGPKRCPHPLTFDESNSLHMDYIVAAANLFAQTYGITGTRDVGTVAELLRQVQVPEFTPRSGVRIHVSDQELQNANASIDDSRLEELKSSLPSPEGLQSFRMYPVDFEKDDDTNFHMDFIVAASNLRAENYDIPPADRHKSKLIAGKIIPAIATTTAAVVGLVCLELYKVVQGHKRLESYKNGFLNLALPFFGFSEPIACPRNKYYDIEWTLWDRFEVQGVQPNGEEMTLRQFLAYFKTEHRLEITMLSQGVSMLYSFFMPPAKLRERHDQPMTEIVTKVSKKKIGRHVKALVFELCCNDDNECDIEVPYVRYTIR is encoded by the exons ATGCGGGCTGGGGGGCGGGCTTGTCCCCTCCGCCCGGGATGGTTCGGTCCCGCGCCCCCGTGCGGCGCGTGGTTCAGCCCGAGCCCGGCGGGTCCATCAGCGGCGGGAGCGGCGCGCGGggacgagagagagagaggg atgTCCAGCTCGCCGTTGTCCAAGAAGCGCCGCGTGTCTGGATCTGAGCCGAAGACGGGTTCGAACTGCTCCTCTGGCAACGCCGTTCAGAGTGACCCGCGCGCAGCGCCCACCAAC GGCATGGCTAAGAATGGGAGCGACGCTGACATTGACGAGGGCCTGTACTCCAGGCAGCT GTACGTGCTGGGCCACGAGGCCATGAAGCGGATGCAGAATGCTAGCGTCCTGGTGTCCGGCCTGCGGGGGCTGGGTGTGGAGATCGCCAAGAACATCATCCTGGGTGGAGTCAAGTCAGTCACCCTGCATGACCCCGAACCCACCCAGTGGGCAGACCTGGCCTCCCAg ttcTACCTGCGGGAGGAGGATGTGGGGAAGAACCGGGCTGAGGTCTCCCAGCCGCACTTGGCTGAGCTCAACTCCTACGTACCTGTCAGCGTCCACCCTGGGGCCCTCACCGAGGACTTTCTGAGCACATTCCAG GTCGTGGTTCTCACGAActcgcccctggaggagcagctgcGGGTCGGGGAGCTCTGCCATGCCAGAGGCATcaagctggtggtggctgacacTAGGGGGCTGTTTGG CCAGCTCTTCTGTGACTTCGGGGACGAGATGGTTGTAACAGACACCAATGGGGAGCAGCCCCTCAGCGCCATGATCTCCATGATCACCAAG GGCTGCCCCGGTGAGGTGACCTGCCTGGATGAGGCTCGGCACGGCTTTGAGAGCGGGGACTTCGTCGCCTTCACGGAGGTGGAGGGCATGGAGGAACTCAACCGCTGCCCCCCCATGGAGATCCAAGTGCTGG GGCCGTACACTTTCAGCATCGGCGACACCAGCAGCTTCTCCGAGTACGTGCGTGGGGGCATCGTCTCCCAGGTCAAGATGCCCAAGAAGATCAGCTTT AAACCCCTGAGCGTGGCCCTGGCCGAGCCTGACTTCGTGGTGACCGACTTCGGGAAGTTTGAGCGCCCGGCCCAGCTGCACCTGGCCTTCCAGGCCCTGCATGACTTCCAGCGCCAGCACCAGCGCCTGCTCCGGCCCCGCAATGAG GCGGATGCGGCCGAGGTGCTAGCGCTAGCCCGGGCGCTGAACGAGCAGGCCGGGCCGGCGCTGCGGCAGGAGGAGCTAAGCGAGGGGCTGATCAAGGAGCTGGCGTACCAGGCAGCCGGGGACCTGGCGCCTGTCAATGCCTTCATCGGGGGGCTGGCCGCCCAGGAGGTCATGAAG GCTTGCTCCGGGAAGTTCATGCCCATCAAGCAGTGGCTGTACTTCGACGCCCTGGAGTGTCTGCCCGAGGACAGCAAGGAGGGGCTCACGGAGGAGCAGTGCCGCCCG aGGAACAGCCGCTACGACGGGCAGATTGCTGTGTTCGGGGCCGACCTGCAGGCTAAGCTGGGCCGGCAGAAGTATTTCCTG GTGGGTGCTGGCGCCATCGGCTGCGAGCTGCTGAAGAACTTTGCCATGCTGGGGCTGGCCTGCGGGGATGGCGGGGAGGTGACAGTGACCGACATGGACACCATTGAGAAATCCAACCTCAACCGCCAGTTCCTCTTCCGGCCCTGGGACGTCACG AAAATGAAGTCTGACACGGCAGCAGCTGCAGTGCGGCAGATGAACCCCAATATCCACATCACGAGCCACCAGGATCGCGTGGGCCCCGACACGGAACGGGTCTATGACGATGACTTCTTCGAGGGCCTGGACGGTGTGGCCAACGCGCTGGACAACGTGGACGCCC ggatgtaCATGGATCGCCGGTGTGTCTATTACCGGAAACCCCTGCTGGAGTCGGGGACACTGGGCACCAAGGGCAACGTCCAGGTGGTGATCCCCTTCCTCACAGAGTCGTACAGCTCCAGCCAGGACCCGCCTGAGAAATcaatccccatctgcaccctcaAGAATTTCCCCAATGCCATTGAGCACACGCTGCAG TGGGCCCGCGATGAGTTCGAAGGGCTCTTCAAGCAGCCGGCAGAGAGCGTCAACCAGTACATCTC agacCCCAAGTTCATGGAGCGCACGCTGAAGCTTCCAGGCACGCAGCCCCTGGAGGTGCTGGAGGCTGTCAACAAGAGCCTGGTGAGTGAGCGGCCCCGGAGCTGGGCCGACTGCGTGGGCTGGGCCTGCCGCCACTGGCACTGCCAGTACAGCAACAACATCCGCCAGCTGCTGCACAACTTCCCGCCCCACCAG AAGACCAACTCCGGCACCTTGTTCTGGTCAGGGCCCAAGagatgcccccaccccctcaccttcGACGAGAGCAAC TCCCTTCACATGGATTATATTGTGGCAGCAGCGAACCTGTTTGCCCAGACCTACGGCATCACGGGCACCCGGGACGTGGGCACCGTGGCGGAGCTGCTGCGCCAGGTGCAGGTGCCAGAATTCACGCCCAGGTCCGGGGTGCGGATCCACGTCTCAGACCAGGAGCTGCAGAATGCCAATGCCTCCATCG ATGACAGCCGACTGGAGGAGCTGAaatccagcctgcccagccccgaGGGCCTGCAGAGCTTCCGCATGTACCCTGTCGACTTCGAGAAG GATGATGACACCAATTTCCACATGGATTTCATTGTGGCAGCATCAAACCTTCGGGCTGAGAACTACGACATCCCGCCCGCTGACAGGCACAAG AGCAAGCTGATTGCTGGGAAGATCATCCCAGCTATCGCCACGACGACAGCGGCTGTGGTGGGTCTGGTGTGTCTGGAGCTGTACAAAGTGGTGCAGGGTCACAAGCGGCTGGAGTCCTACAAGAACGGCTTCCTCAACCTGGCGCTGCCCTTCTTCGGCTTCTCCGAGCCCATCGCCTGCCCTCGCAACAAG tacTACGACATCGAGTGGACACTGTGGGACCGGTTCGAGGTTCAGGGGGTGCAGCCCAATGGGGAAGAGATGACGCTGCGCCAGTTCCTGGCCTACTTCAAG ACTGAGCACCGGCTGGAGATCACCATGCTGTCGCAAGGCGTCTCTATGCTCTACTCCTTCTTCATGCCGCCCGCCAAGCTGCGGGAGCGCCACGACCAGCC gatgACAGAGATCGTGACCAAGGTGTCGAAGAAGAAGATCGGGCGTCACGTCAAGGCCCTGGTCTTCGAGCTCTGCTGCAATGACGACAACGAGTGTGACATTGAGGTGCCCTATGTCCGCTACACTATCCGCTAG
- the UBA1 gene encoding ubiquitin-like modifier-activating enzyme 1 isoform X2, translating into MSSSPLSKKRRVSGSEPKTGSNCSSGNAVQSDPRAAPTNGMAKNGSDADIDEGLYSRQLYVLGHEAMKRMQNASVLVSGLRGLGVEIAKNIILGGVKSVTLHDPEPTQWADLASQFYLREEDVGKNRAEVSQPHLAELNSYVPVSVHPGALTEDFLSTFQVVVLTNSPLEEQLRVGELCHARGIKLVVADTRGLFGQLFCDFGDEMVVTDTNGEQPLSAMISMITKGCPGEVTCLDEARHGFESGDFVAFTEVEGMEELNRCPPMEIQVLGPYTFSIGDTSSFSEYVRGGIVSQVKMPKKISFKPLSVALAEPDFVVTDFGKFERPAQLHLAFQALHDFQRQHQRLLRPRNEADAAEVLALARALNEQAGPALRQEELSEGLIKELAYQAAGDLAPVNAFIGGLAAQEVMKACSGKFMPIKQWLYFDALECLPEDSKEGLTEEQCRPRNSRYDGQIAVFGADLQAKLGRQKYFLVGAGAIGCELLKNFAMLGLACGDGGEVTVTDMDTIEKSNLNRQFLFRPWDVTKMKSDTAAAAVRQMNPNIHITSHQDRVGPDTERVYDDDFFEGLDGVANALDNVDARMYMDRRCVYYRKPLLESGTLGTKGNVQVVIPFLTESYSSSQDPPEKSIPICTLKNFPNAIEHTLQWARDEFEGLFKQPAESVNQYISDPKFMERTLKLPGTQPLEVLEAVNKSLVSERPRSWADCVGWACRHWHCQYSNNIRQLLHNFPPHQKTNSGTLFWSGPKRCPHPLTFDESNSLHMDYIVAAANLFAQTYGITGTRDVGTVAELLRQVQVPEFTPRSGVRIHVSDQELQNANASIDDSRLEELKSSLPSPEGLQSFRMYPVDFEKDDDTNFHMDFIVAASNLRAENYDIPPADRHKSKLIAGKIIPAIATTTAAVVGLVCLELYKVVQGHKRLESYKNGFLNLALPFFGFSEPIACPRNKYYDIEWTLWDRFEVQGVQPNGEEMTLRQFLAYFKTEHRLEITMLSQGVSMLYSFFMPPAKLRERHDQPMTEIVTKVSKKKIGRHVKALVFELCCNDDNECDIEVPYVRYTIR; encoded by the exons atgTCCAGCTCGCCGTTGTCCAAGAAGCGCCGCGTGTCTGGATCTGAGCCGAAGACGGGTTCGAACTGCTCCTCTGGCAACGCCGTTCAGAGTGACCCGCGCGCAGCGCCCACCAAC GGCATGGCTAAGAATGGGAGCGACGCTGACATTGACGAGGGCCTGTACTCCAGGCAGCT GTACGTGCTGGGCCACGAGGCCATGAAGCGGATGCAGAATGCTAGCGTCCTGGTGTCCGGCCTGCGGGGGCTGGGTGTGGAGATCGCCAAGAACATCATCCTGGGTGGAGTCAAGTCAGTCACCCTGCATGACCCCGAACCCACCCAGTGGGCAGACCTGGCCTCCCAg ttcTACCTGCGGGAGGAGGATGTGGGGAAGAACCGGGCTGAGGTCTCCCAGCCGCACTTGGCTGAGCTCAACTCCTACGTACCTGTCAGCGTCCACCCTGGGGCCCTCACCGAGGACTTTCTGAGCACATTCCAG GTCGTGGTTCTCACGAActcgcccctggaggagcagctgcGGGTCGGGGAGCTCTGCCATGCCAGAGGCATcaagctggtggtggctgacacTAGGGGGCTGTTTGG CCAGCTCTTCTGTGACTTCGGGGACGAGATGGTTGTAACAGACACCAATGGGGAGCAGCCCCTCAGCGCCATGATCTCCATGATCACCAAG GGCTGCCCCGGTGAGGTGACCTGCCTGGATGAGGCTCGGCACGGCTTTGAGAGCGGGGACTTCGTCGCCTTCACGGAGGTGGAGGGCATGGAGGAACTCAACCGCTGCCCCCCCATGGAGATCCAAGTGCTGG GGCCGTACACTTTCAGCATCGGCGACACCAGCAGCTTCTCCGAGTACGTGCGTGGGGGCATCGTCTCCCAGGTCAAGATGCCCAAGAAGATCAGCTTT AAACCCCTGAGCGTGGCCCTGGCCGAGCCTGACTTCGTGGTGACCGACTTCGGGAAGTTTGAGCGCCCGGCCCAGCTGCACCTGGCCTTCCAGGCCCTGCATGACTTCCAGCGCCAGCACCAGCGCCTGCTCCGGCCCCGCAATGAG GCGGATGCGGCCGAGGTGCTAGCGCTAGCCCGGGCGCTGAACGAGCAGGCCGGGCCGGCGCTGCGGCAGGAGGAGCTAAGCGAGGGGCTGATCAAGGAGCTGGCGTACCAGGCAGCCGGGGACCTGGCGCCTGTCAATGCCTTCATCGGGGGGCTGGCCGCCCAGGAGGTCATGAAG GCTTGCTCCGGGAAGTTCATGCCCATCAAGCAGTGGCTGTACTTCGACGCCCTGGAGTGTCTGCCCGAGGACAGCAAGGAGGGGCTCACGGAGGAGCAGTGCCGCCCG aGGAACAGCCGCTACGACGGGCAGATTGCTGTGTTCGGGGCCGACCTGCAGGCTAAGCTGGGCCGGCAGAAGTATTTCCTG GTGGGTGCTGGCGCCATCGGCTGCGAGCTGCTGAAGAACTTTGCCATGCTGGGGCTGGCCTGCGGGGATGGCGGGGAGGTGACAGTGACCGACATGGACACCATTGAGAAATCCAACCTCAACCGCCAGTTCCTCTTCCGGCCCTGGGACGTCACG AAAATGAAGTCTGACACGGCAGCAGCTGCAGTGCGGCAGATGAACCCCAATATCCACATCACGAGCCACCAGGATCGCGTGGGCCCCGACACGGAACGGGTCTATGACGATGACTTCTTCGAGGGCCTGGACGGTGTGGCCAACGCGCTGGACAACGTGGACGCCC ggatgtaCATGGATCGCCGGTGTGTCTATTACCGGAAACCCCTGCTGGAGTCGGGGACACTGGGCACCAAGGGCAACGTCCAGGTGGTGATCCCCTTCCTCACAGAGTCGTACAGCTCCAGCCAGGACCCGCCTGAGAAATcaatccccatctgcaccctcaAGAATTTCCCCAATGCCATTGAGCACACGCTGCAG TGGGCCCGCGATGAGTTCGAAGGGCTCTTCAAGCAGCCGGCAGAGAGCGTCAACCAGTACATCTC agacCCCAAGTTCATGGAGCGCACGCTGAAGCTTCCAGGCACGCAGCCCCTGGAGGTGCTGGAGGCTGTCAACAAGAGCCTGGTGAGTGAGCGGCCCCGGAGCTGGGCCGACTGCGTGGGCTGGGCCTGCCGCCACTGGCACTGCCAGTACAGCAACAACATCCGCCAGCTGCTGCACAACTTCCCGCCCCACCAG AAGACCAACTCCGGCACCTTGTTCTGGTCAGGGCCCAAGagatgcccccaccccctcaccttcGACGAGAGCAAC TCCCTTCACATGGATTATATTGTGGCAGCAGCGAACCTGTTTGCCCAGACCTACGGCATCACGGGCACCCGGGACGTGGGCACCGTGGCGGAGCTGCTGCGCCAGGTGCAGGTGCCAGAATTCACGCCCAGGTCCGGGGTGCGGATCCACGTCTCAGACCAGGAGCTGCAGAATGCCAATGCCTCCATCG ATGACAGCCGACTGGAGGAGCTGAaatccagcctgcccagccccgaGGGCCTGCAGAGCTTCCGCATGTACCCTGTCGACTTCGAGAAG GATGATGACACCAATTTCCACATGGATTTCATTGTGGCAGCATCAAACCTTCGGGCTGAGAACTACGACATCCCGCCCGCTGACAGGCACAAG AGCAAGCTGATTGCTGGGAAGATCATCCCAGCTATCGCCACGACGACAGCGGCTGTGGTGGGTCTGGTGTGTCTGGAGCTGTACAAAGTGGTGCAGGGTCACAAGCGGCTGGAGTCCTACAAGAACGGCTTCCTCAACCTGGCGCTGCCCTTCTTCGGCTTCTCCGAGCCCATCGCCTGCCCTCGCAACAAG tacTACGACATCGAGTGGACACTGTGGGACCGGTTCGAGGTTCAGGGGGTGCAGCCCAATGGGGAAGAGATGACGCTGCGCCAGTTCCTGGCCTACTTCAAG ACTGAGCACCGGCTGGAGATCACCATGCTGTCGCAAGGCGTCTCTATGCTCTACTCCTTCTTCATGCCGCCCGCCAAGCTGCGGGAGCGCCACGACCAGCC gatgACAGAGATCGTGACCAAGGTGTCGAAGAAGAAGATCGGGCGTCACGTCAAGGCCCTGGTCTTCGAGCTCTGCTGCAATGACGACAACGAGTGTGACATTGAGGTGCCCTATGTCCGCTACACTATCCGCTAG